One genomic segment of Pongo pygmaeus isolate AG05252 chromosome 19, NHGRI_mPonPyg2-v2.0_pri, whole genome shotgun sequence includes these proteins:
- the PYY gene encoding peptide YY, producing MVFVRRPWPALTTVLLALLVCLGALVDAYPIKPEAPGEDASPEELNRYYASLRHYLNLVTRQRYGKRDGPDTLLSKTFFPDGEDRPVRSRSEGADLW from the exons ATGGTGTTCGTGCGCAGGCCGTGGCCCGCCTTGACCACAGTGCTTCTGGCCCTGCTCGTCTGCCTGGGGGCGCTGGTCGACGCCTATCCCATCAAACCCGAGGCTCCCGGCGAAGACGCCTCCCCGGAGGAGCTAAACCGCTACTACGCCTCCCTGCGCCACTACCTCAACCTGGTCACCCGGCAGCG GTATGGGAAAAGAGACGGCCCGGACACGCTTCTTTCCAAAACGTTCTTCCCCGACGGCGAGGACCGCCCCGTCAGGTCGCG GTCGGAGGGCGCAGACCTGTGGTGA